A window of the Callospermophilus lateralis isolate mCalLat2 chromosome 7, mCalLat2.hap1, whole genome shotgun sequence genome harbors these coding sequences:
- the Pgd gene encoding 6-phosphogluconate dehydrogenase, decarboxylating encodes MAQADIALIGLAVMGQNLILNMNDHGFVVCAFNRTVSKVDDFLANEAKGTKVVGARSLEEMVSKLKKPRRVILLVKAGQAVDDFIEKLVPLLDAGDIIIDGGNSEYRDTIRRCRDLKAKGILFVGSGVSGGEEGARYGPSLMPGGNKEAWPHIKTIFQGIAAKVGTGEPCCDWVGEEGAGHFVKMVHNGIEYGDMQLICEAYHLMRDVLGMGHEEMAQAFEEWNKTELDSFLIEITANILKFQDTDGKHLLPKIRDSAGQKGTGKWTAISALEYGVPVTLIGEAVFARCLSSLKDERTQASRKLKGPQKVQFAGDKKSFLEDIRKALYASKIISYAQGFMLLRQAATEFGWTLNYGGIALMWRGGCIIRSVFLGKIKEAFDRNPELQNLLLDDFFKSAVENCQDSWRRVVSTGVQVGIPMPCFTTALSFYDGYRHEMLPANLIQAQRDYFGAHTYELLDKPGQFIHTNWTGHGGSVSSSSYNA; translated from the exons ATGGCCCA AGCTGATATTGCACTGATTGGATTGGCCGTCATGGGCCAGAACttaattttgaacatgaatgaccaTGGCTTTGTG GTCTGCGCTTTTAATAGGACGGTCTCCAAAGTTGATGATTTCTTGGCCAATGAGGCCAAGGGAACCAAAGTGGTAGGTGCGCGGTCCTTGGAGGAGATGGTGTCCAAGCTGAAGAAGCCCCGGCGCGTCATACTGCTTGTGAAGGCTGGCCAGGCTGTGGACGATTTCATTGAAAAACTG GTACCATTGCTAGATGCTGGTGACATCATCATTGATGGAGGAAATTCTGAATATCGGGATACCATA AGGCGATGTCGAGACCTCAAGGCCAAGGGAATCCTGTTTGTGGGGAGCGGAGTGAGTGGTGGCGAGGAAGGGGCCCGGTACGGCCCCTCGCTCATGCCGGGAGGGAACAAGGAGGCGTG GCCTCACATCAAGACCATCTTCCAAGGCATTGCTGCAAAAGTGGGAACTGGAGAACCCTGCTGTGACTGG GTTGGGGAGGAAGGAGCCGGACACTTCGTGAAGATGGTGCACAATGGAATAGAGTATGGCGACATGCAGCTGATCTGTGAGGCCTACCACTTGATGAGAGACGTCCTGGGCATGGGGCATGAGGAGATGGCCCAG GCATTTGAGGAATGGAACAAGACAGAGCTGGACTCATTCCTGATTGAAATCACTGCCAATATCCTCAAATTCCAAGATACGGATGGCAAACATCTGCTGCCAAAAATCAGGGACAGTGCCGGGCAGAAGGGCACCGGGAAGTGGACCGCCATCTCAGCCCTGGAGTACGGCGTTCCCGTCACCCTCATTG GAGAAGCCGTCTTTGCGCGTTGCTTATCATCTCTGAAGGACGAGAGAACCCAAGCGAGCCGAAAGCTGAAGGGCCCCCAGAAGGTCCAGTTTGCGGGTGATAAGAAGTCATTCCTAGAGGACATTCGAAAG GCCCTGTATGCATCCAAGATCATCTCCTATGCCCAAGGCTTCATGCTACTCAGACAGGCAGCCACTGAATTTGGCTGGACCCTCAACTATGGTGGCATTGCCCTGATGTGGCGAGGCGGCTGCATCATCAGGAG TGTATTCTTGGGAAAGATTAAAGAAGCCTTTGATCGAAACCCAGAGCTGCAGAACTTGCTGCTAGATGACTTCTTTAAGTCGGCTGTTGAGAACTGCCAG GACTCCTGGCGGCGGGTGGTCAGCACCGGGGTCCAGGTGGGCATTCCCATGCCCTGTTTCACCACTGCCCTCTCCTTCTATGATGGCTACAGACACGAGATGCTGCCAGCCAACCTCATCCAG GCTCAGCGGGATTACTTTGGGGCTCATACCTATGAACTCTTGGACAAACCAGGACAGTTTATCCACACCAATTGGACGGGCCATGGTGGCAGTGTGTCATCATCTTCATACAATGCCTAA